A window from Nitrospira sp. ND1 encodes these proteins:
- a CDS encoding thiolase family protein, whose amino-acid sequence MREVVIVAGVRTPIGNFGGALKDLPPHKMGELVVREAVSRAKVDPRLIDEVIVGSVGHTSDAYNVARAIALMAGLPVRTPAYSVQRNCSSGLQPFVNAYQNIQSEDADAQVVGGVESMSRAPFVSRDMRWGKRLRNAELIDSIWEGLTDAFCGQLMGRTAENLAEEFGIGREEQDRYAVESHRRAFKAIREGRLKDEILPLMVPKSVAGRDVAPVVVSQDEGPNVGLTEQQLALYPPLFKEQGSVTAGNSCPLNDGAAAAVVMSSARARELGCRPLGRIRGYAFIGVEPTRMGIGPAEALPLALKRAGVTLTDLELIEVNEAFAVQYLAVERVLGLKRELVNVNGGAIALGHPVGMTGARLVITILYEMQRRGAALGAVALCVGGGQGAAMVLERM is encoded by the coding sequence ATGAGAGAGGTCGTCATCGTCGCCGGCGTACGCACCCCTATCGGTAACTTCGGCGGTGCCCTGAAGGACCTTCCGCCTCACAAGATGGGGGAATTGGTCGTGCGTGAAGCCGTCTCGCGTGCCAAGGTGGATCCCCGGCTCATCGACGAAGTGATCGTGGGCTCCGTTGGTCACACGAGTGATGCCTACAACGTCGCTCGTGCGATTGCGCTCATGGCCGGACTGCCCGTGCGTACCCCGGCCTATTCGGTGCAGCGCAACTGCTCCTCCGGCCTCCAGCCGTTCGTCAATGCGTACCAGAACATTCAAAGTGAGGATGCAGACGCACAAGTCGTGGGGGGAGTGGAAAGCATGAGCCGCGCCCCGTTTGTCTCACGGGACATGCGATGGGGAAAACGGCTCCGCAACGCCGAATTGATCGACAGTATCTGGGAGGGATTGACCGATGCGTTTTGTGGCCAATTGATGGGCCGGACGGCCGAGAACCTGGCTGAGGAGTTTGGCATCGGTCGTGAGGAGCAGGATCGATATGCGGTGGAGAGCCACCGCCGGGCGTTCAAAGCCATTCGGGAGGGTCGGCTCAAGGATGAGATTCTGCCTCTGATGGTGCCGAAGTCGGTGGCCGGACGTGATGTCGCACCGGTGGTCGTCTCGCAAGACGAGGGGCCGAATGTCGGGTTGACGGAACAGCAACTCGCGCTCTATCCGCCGCTTTTCAAAGAACAGGGGAGCGTCACGGCGGGGAACAGTTGCCCCCTCAACGATGGCGCCGCTGCAGCGGTCGTCATGTCCTCCGCGCGTGCGCGTGAGTTGGGGTGTCGCCCGCTCGGCCGCATCAGAGGGTATGCCTTCATCGGCGTGGAGCCGACGCGTATGGGGATCGGTCCCGCCGAAGCGCTCCCGTTGGCACTCAAGCGCGCCGGTGTCACCCTCACCGATCTTGAACTCATCGAAGTGAACGAGGCCTTTGCCGTGCAGTACCTCGCGGTGGAACGTGTGTTGGGACTCAAGCGGGAGCTCGTCAATGTGAACGGCGGCGCGATTGCGCTGGGTCATCCGGTCGGCATGACGGGTGCCCGGCTGGTCATCACGATCCTGTACGAGATGCAGCGGCGTGGCGCTGCACTCGGTGCAGTGGCCCTGTGTGTCGGCGGCGGGCAGGGCGCTGCGATGGTGTTGGAACGCATGTGA
- a CDS encoding 3-hydroxyacyl-CoA dehydrogenase, giving the protein MYIYKVGVVGAGTMGAQIAEVVSYAGVPVLLADIQESLARRGVESVRAIYQARVDKGKMTPEQLEEKMLLVTASPNLEALNDVDLVIEAVSEEVTLKQRVFRELDRVCARSAILASNTSALSISAIGASTTRPGKVLGLHFFNPAYAMPLVEVIPGLATDPQTVDDVVGFAESLRKTPVIVKECAGFLVNRLLSPYLNEAVWCFQDGDVSIKEIDQDMVAFGMPVGPFMLLDTVGLDIAFEVARILHRSYGPRMAPAPLLEALVKAGRWGIKSGRGFYEYSEGEERSGDQDLDTLLQQVRQGGGQTRMEWTKLRPLLAMVNEAVTAYQEGVASARDIDLAMVAGTGFPNEKGGPLHVADQLGIDHVLHELEALRDTLGVRFWPAPMLRRMVDAGFTGQLAGRGFFAY; this is encoded by the coding sequence ATGTACATCTATAAAGTCGGTGTGGTGGGTGCCGGTACCATGGGCGCGCAGATTGCTGAAGTGGTGAGTTATGCCGGAGTGCCGGTGCTGCTGGCAGACATACAGGAATCACTGGCCAGGAGAGGTGTCGAATCCGTGCGGGCGATATATCAAGCCCGCGTGGACAAAGGCAAGATGACGCCTGAGCAGCTGGAAGAGAAAATGCTGCTGGTGACGGCCTCGCCGAACCTCGAGGCTCTCAATGATGTCGATCTGGTGATCGAGGCGGTCTCAGAAGAGGTCACGCTGAAACAGCGCGTGTTCCGCGAACTGGACCGGGTCTGTGCGCGAAGTGCCATCCTGGCGAGTAACACCTCCGCGCTCTCCATCTCGGCCATCGGGGCTTCAACCACGAGGCCCGGTAAGGTGCTCGGACTTCATTTTTTCAATCCTGCCTATGCGATGCCGCTGGTGGAGGTCATCCCCGGCCTGGCCACCGATCCCCAGACCGTCGATGATGTCGTCGGTTTTGCCGAAAGTCTCCGCAAGACGCCGGTGATCGTGAAGGAATGCGCAGGTTTCCTCGTCAATCGCCTGCTCTCTCCCTATCTGAATGAAGCCGTGTGGTGCTTCCAAGACGGCGATGTGTCCATCAAGGAGATCGATCAGGACATGGTGGCATTCGGCATGCCGGTCGGCCCATTCATGCTGCTGGATACCGTCGGGCTGGATATTGCGTTCGAGGTCGCGCGCATTCTCCACCGATCCTACGGGCCCCGGATGGCGCCGGCGCCGCTCCTCGAAGCCTTGGTCAAGGCGGGGCGATGGGGAATCAAATCAGGGCGGGGGTTCTACGAGTATTCGGAGGGCGAGGAACGGAGCGGCGATCAGGACCTCGATACTCTGCTGCAGCAAGTGCGGCAGGGCGGCGGGCAGACCAGGATGGAATGGACCAAATTACGCCCTCTCCTCGCCATGGTGAATGAGGCTGTGACTGCGTACCAGGAGGGCGTCGCGTCGGCGCGAGATATCGATCTGGCGATGGTGGCGGGAACAGGATTTCCCAACGAGAAGGGAGGACCGCTGCATGTTGCCGACCAGCTTGGGATCGACCATGTGTTGCATGAACTGGAAGCATTGCGGGATACGCTGGGCGTGCGCTTCTGGCCGGCGCCGATGTTGCGCCGAATGGTTGACGCCGGCTTCACCGGACAGCTCGCGGGACGAGGGTTCTTTGCCTATTAA
- a CDS encoding enoyl-CoA hydratase, which produces MTMTAGSMLSCTVEGAVATLLINHPPANTLTPELLAELSTTFDQVAKDEAVKVVVLTGTGRFFIAGADIRVLASIASSKEGEAMALQGQAILDRIEGVGKPVIAAINGICLGGGLELALCCHIRLAAEGSRLGQPEINLGIMPGFGGTQRLARILGQSKAMELILTGEPISAQEAKTIGLVSQVVSPEDLLRQAQGLARTIASKGQMAVRASLRAIRQGVELNLHDALALEARLFGELCDTADRREGLSAFLEKRQPHFMDR; this is translated from the coding sequence ATGACGATGACAGCCGGTTCGATGCTTTCTTGCACTGTCGAGGGGGCGGTGGCCACTTTGTTGATCAACCATCCTCCCGCTAACACCCTGACACCTGAACTCCTTGCCGAGCTGAGCACGACGTTCGACCAGGTTGCCAAGGACGAAGCGGTCAAAGTGGTCGTGTTGACCGGCACGGGTCGATTCTTCATTGCCGGGGCAGATATTCGAGTCTTGGCCTCGATCGCTTCGTCGAAGGAAGGGGAGGCCATGGCTCTGCAGGGCCAGGCCATCTTGGATCGGATCGAAGGGGTTGGAAAACCGGTGATCGCTGCCATCAACGGGATTTGCCTGGGGGGAGGATTGGAATTGGCCCTGTGTTGCCATATCAGGCTTGCCGCGGAAGGGAGCCGATTGGGCCAGCCGGAAATCAATCTGGGGATCATGCCTGGATTCGGCGGCACGCAGCGACTTGCCCGGATCCTCGGGCAGTCGAAAGCCATGGAGCTGATCCTGACCGGTGAGCCGATCTCGGCGCAGGAAGCAAAGACGATTGGGCTCGTGTCGCAGGTCGTTTCCCCTGAGGATCTCCTCCGTCAGGCTCAGGGGTTGGCGCGCACGATTGCCTCGAAAGGCCAGATGGCGGTGCGCGCGTCGCTTCGGGCGATCCGCCAGGGTGTCGAGCTGAATCTTCATGACGCCCTGGCCTTGGAAGCGCGCCTGTTCGGAGAGTTGTGCGACACGGCGGACAGACGAGAAGGCCTGTCGGCGTTTCTGGAGAAGCGGCAGCCGCATTTCATGGATCGATGA
- a CDS encoding patatin-like phospholipase family protein codes for MAPTFSKRALALGGGGFTGYLFEIGALTALDDLFEDGVTMNDLDLYVGVSAGAAAASLLANGVRPQEILDTNLSGARPYYFDHHNVFSPAIGEGLKTVWRVTRQLVPLLKLYVRHYGEMTFIDLLDKAQDALPSGIYTLEPFAKYLEAIFKVKGLSNRFAGLAKELYIPAIDLETGDGVLFGDEDWRDVPISRAVTASSAVPIYFCPVRIQGRDYIDAGIGRMAFFEIAVQKHVDFMIMINPMARAPQARSRRAQPAVGKPGNRLRDRGFLSIGEQASRINFDARFSQALERFQQDYPEKEVLAISPVEADALLFERSFLSYDDRIHLLRAGYVAVMTLARDRWEDLSAQFLRHGLVMSRARFEDRAGRRLARLDEVARFADPNTLQPMVGPARIGGIGAAWRKAK; via the coding sequence ATGGCACCGACTTTCAGCAAGCGGGCCCTGGCGTTGGGCGGAGGTGGCTTCACCGGCTACCTCTTCGAAATCGGCGCGTTGACCGCCTTGGACGATCTCTTCGAGGACGGTGTGACGATGAACGATCTCGATCTGTATGTCGGCGTGAGTGCCGGAGCGGCGGCGGCGTCACTGTTGGCCAATGGAGTCAGGCCGCAGGAGATTCTGGACACGAATCTGTCCGGCGCCAGACCCTACTACTTCGATCATCATAACGTGTTTTCTCCTGCCATCGGCGAGGGGCTGAAGACGGTGTGGCGGGTGACCCGGCAACTCGTTCCGCTGCTGAAGCTCTATGTGCGTCACTATGGAGAGATGACGTTCATCGATTTGCTCGATAAGGCGCAGGATGCGCTGCCGAGCGGTATTTACACGCTGGAGCCTTTTGCGAAGTATCTCGAGGCGATCTTCAAAGTCAAAGGGTTGAGCAACCGGTTCGCCGGACTCGCCAAGGAACTGTACATCCCGGCCATCGATTTGGAAACCGGCGATGGCGTTCTGTTCGGCGACGAGGATTGGCGGGACGTTCCGATCTCACGTGCCGTGACGGCCTCCTCCGCAGTGCCGATTTATTTCTGCCCGGTCCGGATCCAGGGCCGGGACTACATCGATGCCGGCATCGGTCGCATGGCCTTCTTCGAGATCGCCGTTCAAAAACACGTGGACTTCATGATCATGATCAATCCGATGGCACGCGCTCCGCAGGCTCGGTCACGGCGGGCGCAGCCGGCCGTCGGCAAGCCCGGAAATCGATTGCGAGACAGGGGCTTTTTGTCCATCGGGGAACAGGCCTCCCGCATCAATTTCGACGCGCGTTTCTCGCAAGCCTTGGAGCGCTTCCAGCAGGACTATCCGGAGAAGGAAGTGCTCGCCATTTCGCCGGTGGAAGCCGATGCGCTGCTGTTCGAACGGAGTTTTCTGAGTTACGACGACCGGATCCATCTCCTTCGGGCCGGATATGTGGCGGTGATGACGCTGGCACGGGATCGGTGGGAGGACCTGTCCGCGCAGTTCTTGCGCCATGGTCTGGTGATGTCGCGGGCCAGGTTCGAGGACCGCGCCGGGCGGCGCCTCGCGCGGCTCGATGAAGTCGCGAGGTTTGCTGATCCGAACACCCTTCAGCCCATGGTCGGACCGGCACGCATCGGCGGTATCGGCGCGGCCTGGCGCAAGGCCAAGTAA
- a CDS encoding acyl-CoA dehydrogenase family protein, producing the protein MTNGAEMFKGSLAAAEAARDTRAYSGFIAGLFEGVVRRSLFTSASIPAMSGDAKEFLDTLRLLLIEKVDPEAIDREGAIGEEVIEAFRAIGAFGIKIPRSYGGLGLSQSEYHTVATLLGSHDAATSVLLSAHNSIGVAEPVKLVGNREQQQRLLPRLARGDISGFALTEKSAGCDIWDLKTYAIPVHEGGVVVGYRLTGEKLYTTNAPREDHEFLASLLVVIAQIVTVPQDVDRPKEERRFGAFVVETQSAGCRCTRLNFMGVRGIYNGQVHLRDVFVPVADRLGEEGEGLRRALESLTVGRLTLPAACLGSLKQCLWLARARAQQRIQYDRPIGEHTDIGSKIVLMASRVLALEAIVKITGIWTDAKVDVRLESAAAKVLATEWLLESLLDLFRIYGGRAFERPDSLRLHGDLPVPIERMIRDALINVIWEGSNGILTLWIAREGLGEYVTQGRAFLERGIEDMAQAVPFFARISARAFNPIAFLGRGVRSGADAAPWERFVFEESRALARKSLWASVRHRQGLARNQRLLRRLVTAGLQLFAVEALLWYGSQPEVREHALSRALVEDFCLRVKETFHPTPLLSLTTPLWDDDRRLFHLAKDILAGKAGWLEEGIIPSCPGGRTGVAEPAGVVTGASVETWSGI; encoded by the coding sequence ATGACGAACGGAGCAGAGATGTTCAAGGGGTCGCTCGCGGCAGCGGAAGCCGCCCGCGACACGCGTGCCTATTCAGGATTTATTGCAGGGTTATTCGAAGGAGTCGTTCGGAGATCGCTGTTTACCTCTGCATCGATTCCGGCGATGAGCGGGGATGCGAAGGAATTTCTCGACACCCTCCGCCTGCTGCTGATCGAGAAGGTAGATCCGGAAGCCATCGATAGAGAAGGCGCGATCGGCGAAGAGGTGATCGAGGCGTTCAGAGCGATCGGCGCCTTCGGGATCAAAATCCCGCGCAGCTACGGCGGGTTGGGGCTTTCGCAGTCGGAGTATCACACAGTGGCGACCCTCCTCGGCAGTCATGACGCGGCGACCAGCGTGTTGCTGTCGGCCCACAATTCGATCGGAGTGGCGGAACCGGTCAAGCTGGTGGGAAATCGTGAGCAACAGCAGCGGTTGCTGCCTCGATTGGCACGGGGAGACATATCCGGATTTGCGCTGACGGAAAAGAGTGCGGGGTGTGATATCTGGGATCTCAAAACCTACGCGATTCCTGTTCATGAAGGCGGCGTCGTGGTGGGCTATCGGCTCACGGGTGAGAAGTTGTACACGACGAACGCGCCTCGCGAGGATCACGAGTTCCTGGCCTCACTCCTTGTCGTCATTGCTCAGATCGTCACGGTGCCTCAGGACGTCGACCGTCCCAAGGAAGAGCGGCGATTCGGGGCGTTTGTCGTGGAGACGCAGTCTGCGGGGTGCCGCTGCACGCGTCTCAACTTTATGGGTGTTCGAGGCATCTATAATGGGCAGGTGCATCTGCGCGATGTTTTTGTGCCGGTGGCCGACCGGCTCGGAGAGGAGGGCGAAGGTCTGCGGCGCGCTTTGGAGAGTCTCACGGTCGGACGATTGACACTGCCTGCCGCCTGCCTGGGCAGTCTGAAACAATGTCTCTGGTTGGCTCGGGCTCGCGCGCAGCAACGTATTCAGTACGACCGCCCGATCGGTGAGCATACGGATATCGGTTCCAAAATTGTTCTGATGGCTTCCCGCGTGCTCGCGCTCGAGGCCATCGTGAAGATCACGGGAATCTGGACCGATGCCAAGGTGGATGTACGGCTGGAGTCGGCGGCGGCGAAAGTCCTCGCGACTGAGTGGCTGTTGGAGTCGTTGCTGGATCTGTTCCGCATCTACGGCGGGCGCGCGTTTGAGAGGCCCGATTCGTTGCGTCTCCATGGGGACTTGCCGGTGCCGATCGAACGGATGATCCGGGACGCGCTCATCAATGTGATCTGGGAAGGGAGCAACGGTATTCTGACGTTGTGGATTGCGCGGGAAGGACTCGGCGAATATGTGACGCAAGGCAGGGCTTTTCTGGAACGCGGGATCGAGGACATGGCTCAGGCTGTGCCATTTTTCGCGAGAATCTCCGCGCGAGCCTTCAATCCGATTGCCTTTCTTGGGCGAGGTGTGCGATCGGGGGCTGATGCGGCTCCGTGGGAGCGGTTTGTGTTTGAAGAGAGTCGTGCGCTCGCGCGGAAATCCCTGTGGGCCAGTGTCCGTCACCGACAGGGGCTCGCGCGCAATCAACGCTTGTTGAGACGTCTGGTGACAGCCGGCCTGCAGCTATTTGCCGTGGAAGCCTTGTTGTGGTACGGATCACAGCCGGAAGTCCGGGAGCATGCCTTGTCGCGGGCGCTGGTTGAAGATTTCTGTCTGCGAGTCAAAGAAACATTTCATCCCACCCCGTTGCTCTCTCTGACGACGCCCTTGTGGGATGACGATCGGAGGTTGTTTCATCTGGCCAAAGACATACTTGCGGGCAAGGCCGGATGGTTGGAGGAGGGCATCATCCCGTCCTGCCCGGGCGGGCGAACCGGTGTTGCCGAACCGGCCGGTGTGGTGACGGGCGCTTCGGTGGAGACCTGGTCAGGGATTTGA